Genomic window (Sulfurovum sp. NBC37-1):
GGCACAGTTGGCAGAGATACAGGCACAAAAGGTGATAGAAAAAGGGGGAGTCAAGCAAGCCGCTTATAGTAAAAGCCTTGAAGAACATTTCAAAGATACTGAACGTAACGAAGCCATGCGCCATGCTTTGGATGATGGCTACACGCAGGCAAAGATCGCTGCGTATCTCGGAGTATCACGATCGCTGGTTTCTAAGATACTCAAAAGTAGATATTCAACGCTTGGCCTATAATATGCCCCTTAATATAAGCGGTGTGTTGTAGAATACGACGGAGATGTATGGTACACTGTAAGGTATCACAAGGGCTGGTATGCTTGGGCATATAGAGGCTTTGGAGTTGCATGAGGGGATGGATGATGAATAAAATATCAGATAAAATTAGTATTTATCAAACAGAAAATGGTGAAATACGACTAAAAGAGGACATTACTAATGAAACAGTATGGGCAAGTTTGGATGAGATTGCTCAAATATTTGGACGTGATAAATCAGTTATTTCTCGTCACATACGTAATATTTTCAAAGATGAAGAACTTGAAGAAATAGCAGTTGTTGCAAAATTTGCAACAACTGCCAGTGATGGAAAAACTTATCAGGTAAAATATTACAATTTAGATATGATTTTATCTGTTGGATATCGTGTTAACTCAAAAGTAGCAACAAACTTCCGTAAATGGGCCACCAAAACCCTCAAAGAGCACATTGTACAAGGCTACACCATCAATAAAGAACGCCTTCAAAAAAATTATGATGAATTTTTACGGGTAGTTGAAGATATAAAAGTGCTATCTCAAAATGCAGATAATGTCAAAGCAGAGGATGTATTGGAGCTTATCAAATCTTTTTCGGCTACTTGGTTTGGATTGGACAGTTATGACAGAGAGGAGTTGCCCAAAGAGGGTATCAGTAAAGTAAATCTTGAGTTTGAAGTTGAGAAGCTTTATAAAGATGTTGCTATTTTCAAGCAGGAGTTGATGAAAAGAGGTGAAGCCTCTGAGATATTTGCCACTGAGAAAACAAAGAAGAGCCTGGAGGGGATTTTTGGTAACGTGTTTCAATCAGTCTTTGGTGCAGATGCCTACCCTACAGTAGAGGAAAAGGCGGCACATTTACTTTACTTTATAGTGAAAAACCATCCTTTCAACGATGGGAACAAACGTACGGGTGCATTTAGTTTTGTCTGGTTGCTGAAAAGAGCAGGGTTTGATGTGGAAAAATTTATAAATCCTAATGCTTTGACCGCGTTGACCTTGTTCATAGCGGAGTCAAACCCGAATGATAAAGATCGTATGGTGGGGTTAGTACTTTTGATGTTGAGGGATTAGATGATGAGTGATATTGTATGAGAGAATTATGCTAATATAGCGCTTTTAAATAGAGGACAATACAGATGGGAATTTTTGCTTTACAATCACTTGTCGGAGGTTTCTTGGATGAAGATCTAAAAAATTTCAATAAGGTTTTTGATGATTGGTGTGTGCAGTTTGAGAGCATAGAAGATGCGCAGCTTATGCTGGAGAGTCTTGAGAAAAATGAGCAGATCAAGATTGTGGAGATCACACCGCTGAGTTATCCGAAATACTTTTTCCCAAAACTACAAGGCATCATCCACGCTACACGAGAATACGAAGGAAACATCATATGCGTCGTCGAGCCACAGATGGGGGCGAGTTTTCGTATTGCTATATGCGATTTGGAGACTAAAAGTGTAAGGGTACTTGGTACACGGTACAAGAGTGCGTTAAGTGCTGAAGGGGCGTTTGCCAATTTGTCTTTTACGTTGTAAAATTAGAGGTTAGTAACATTGATACCGTACCCATGTTGATGTTCAGGAATTTAGTATAAACTGGATACACTGACAAACATAACAATAAACCCGGATTATGCATTAGAGATTACAGAACGCTACGCAAACCATTGCACTGTGGGCACTTACGGAGAAACCATCAATGCACCTACGGGTGCACCTCAAATTTTCCGCAAATGCCCACAGCACAAGCGTTTGGAAGATTTCAAGTAATTCTAATGCATAATCCGGGATAAACAGGAAATAATAGTGAAAAAAGTTTTTCAACTGACCGACCCCAAGAAGCATACAGATCGCGTACTCGAAGCCGTTAAGCATGACATCAGAAAATATGTCAAACGCGAAAAGAGAAAAGAACTGGCAGACCCGGAAATTACCTACTGGGACTTTGACTGCAAGATAGGCACCACAGCAGAAGAGGCAGAGAATATCGT
Coding sequences:
- a CDS encoding virulence protein RhuM/Fic/DOC family protein, giving the protein MMNKISDKISIYQTENGEIRLKEDITNETVWASLDEIAQIFGRDKSVISRHIRNIFKDEELEEIAVVAKFATTASDGKTYQVKYYNLDMILSVGYRVNSKVATNFRKWATKTLKEHIVQGYTINKERLQKNYDEFLRVVEDIKVLSQNADNVKAEDVLELIKSFSATWFGLDSYDREELPKEGISKVNLEFEVEKLYKDVAIFKQELMKRGEASEIFATEKTKKSLEGIFGNVFQSVFGADAYPTVEEKAAHLLYFIVKNHPFNDGNKRTGAFSFVWLLKRAGFDVEKFINPNALTALTLFIAESNPNDKDRMVGLVLLMLRD
- a CDS encoding DUF6172 family protein, with the protein product MKKVFQLTDPKKHTDRVLEAVKHDIRKYVKREKRKELADPEITYWDFDCKIGTTAEEAENIVYKELLAALDSIHATGATQVYIEIMAKAVPKPLKSINEEASEEEPAEDSVSSESAD